The Blastomonas fulva genome contains a region encoding:
- a CDS encoding invasion associated locus B family protein, whose product MHVMLRTLAAVAPALLICAPLAAQTAAPAAPATQPITPKKVADGAKPWTTGCKGTGEAEICDTVQSLIDEANGKEVIRVAIAKQKSSGKTGLLVKVPLGVRLDTGALMQIDGDQAKGIDKIVFSRCLPEGCIGEKPLAPADIDHLKKAQKLELVFLDLEGKPIVISVVATGLGAALATF is encoded by the coding sequence ATGCACGTCATGCTTCGCACCCTTGCCGCTGTTGCACCCGCCCTGCTGATCTGCGCGCCGCTGGCCGCCCAGACCGCGGCGCCTGCTGCTCCGGCCACTCAGCCGATCACGCCCAAGAAGGTCGCCGATGGTGCCAAGCCATGGACCACCGGGTGCAAGGGCACGGGCGAAGCGGAAATCTGCGATACCGTCCAGTCGCTGATCGATGAGGCCAATGGCAAGGAAGTGATCCGTGTGGCCATCGCCAAGCAGAAATCCTCGGGCAAGACCGGGCTGCTGGTCAAGGTTCCGCTGGGCGTCCGTCTGGATACCGGCGCTTTGATGCAGATCGATGGCGATCAGGCCAAGGGCATCGACAAGATCGTGTTCAGCCGCTGCCTGCCCGAAGGCTGCATCGGCGAGAAGCCGCTGGCACCGGCCGATATCGATCACCTCAAGAAGGCCCAGAAGCTCGAGTTGGTCTTCCTCGATCTGGAAGGCAAGCCGATCGTGATCAGCGTTGTCGCGACCGGGCTGGGTGCAGCGCTGGCGACCTTCTGA
- a CDS encoding VOC family protein, which produces MAIRPFHLAFPVDDLAAARSFYRDVLGCGEGRSSDQWIDFDLFGHQIVAHLDPAASRADAHHNPVDGHDVPVPHFGVVLTMPDWQALAERLRAAGTRFVIEPHIRFAGQVGEQATMFFHDPAGNALEFKAFADDAMLFAS; this is translated from the coding sequence ATGGCCATCAGACCCTTTCACCTCGCGTTTCCGGTCGACGATCTGGCGGCCGCGCGTAGCTTCTATCGCGACGTTCTGGGTTGCGGCGAGGGGCGGTCTTCCGATCAGTGGATCGATTTCGACCTGTTCGGTCACCAGATCGTCGCGCATCTCGATCCTGCCGCCAGCAGGGCCGACGCGCACCACAATCCGGTCGACGGGCATGATGTGCCGGTGCCGCATTTCGGGGTAGTGCTGACCATGCCCGACTGGCAGGCGCTGGCCGAGCGGTTGCGCGCTGCCGGCACGCGCTTCGTCATCGAGCCGCATATCCGCTTTGCCGGGCAGGTGGGCGAGCAGGCGACGATGTTCTTCCACGATCCAGCGGGCAATGCGCTGGAGTTCAAGGCCTTTGCCGACGACGCGATGCTGTTTGCGAGCTGA
- a CDS encoding DUF389 domain-containing protein — MTDQPAPSAETPRARRLSSTMGELATRVAGPLGSWWRGTVIPSIEHRAVIAKVDDESSLTPRYAFMILMSAGIAVLGLLLSSPAVVIGAMLISPLMGPIIGLGFGMALVDGNEIRRTAMTLAGGVLLAVLFTALVVFFSPIKDITPEIAARTRPNLFDLLVALFSALAGAYAMIRGREGTIVGVAIATALMPPLATVGFGLATLNGTVFFGALLLFVTNLMTIAIAAAVMARLYGFGPKLTSRQSGVQAAIITAAFLALAIPLGYSLSQIAWEARAQRQARDVLAEQFPGQAKIDQLDIDFSSDPLIVRATILTPEYRTNAARLGEGALQKALGRPVKLSLDQFRVGTAAGDAEAAQLASASAREKASKERAAVAMVGREMAILAGVSPDAVLVDRDKRLAQVRATPLPGASLATYRALEQRMAQAEPQWQMQLIPPPLALPSIRFEGDEPSSAGATDLALAIWAARRTGLSVNVGGEGAAADYVLTKLREAGIKVQSNGSRNSDGSIPVDWAL; from the coding sequence ATGACCGACCAACCCGCGCCCAGCGCTGAAACCCCGAGGGCCAGGCGTCTGTCGTCGACCATGGGCGAGTTGGCAACGCGAGTTGCAGGGCCGCTGGGCAGCTGGTGGCGTGGCACGGTGATCCCCTCGATCGAGCACCGCGCGGTGATCGCCAAGGTCGATGACGAATCCAGCCTGACCCCGCGTTATGCGTTCATGATCCTGATGTCGGCGGGCATCGCGGTGCTGGGGCTGCTTCTGTCCTCGCCTGCGGTCGTCATCGGCGCGATGCTGATCTCGCCGCTGATGGGGCCGATCATCGGCCTGGGCTTCGGCATGGCGCTGGTAGATGGCAACGAGATCCGCCGGACCGCGATGACGCTGGCCGGCGGGGTGCTGCTGGCGGTGCTGTTCACCGCGCTGGTGGTGTTCTTCTCGCCGATCAAGGACATAACGCCCGAGATCGCGGCGCGCACCCGCCCCAACCTGTTCGATCTGCTGGTGGCGCTGTTCTCCGCGCTCGCCGGAGCCTATGCGATGATCCGCGGGCGCGAAGGCACCATCGTCGGAGTGGCGATCGCCACCGCCTTGATGCCGCCGCTGGCCACGGTCGGCTTCGGCCTGGCGACACTCAACGGGACCGTATTCTTCGGCGCGCTGCTGCTGTTCGTCACCAACCTGATGACCATCGCCATTGCTGCCGCGGTGATGGCGCGGCTCTACGGCTTCGGCCCCAAGCTGACCAGCCGACAGAGCGGGGTGCAGGCGGCGATCATCACCGCAGCGTTCCTGGCGCTGGCGATCCCGCTGGGCTATTCGCTCAGCCAGATCGCATGGGAAGCGCGTGCGCAGCGCCAGGCACGCGATGTGCTGGCCGAGCAATTTCCCGGCCAGGCCAAGATCGACCAGCTCGATATCGATTTTTCGAGCGACCCGCTGATCGTCCGCGCAACGATCCTGACCCCGGAATATCGCACCAACGCTGCCCGGCTGGGCGAGGGCGCGCTGCAAAAGGCACTGGGGCGACCGGTCAAGCTCAGCCTTGACCAGTTCCGCGTCGGCACGGCGGCGGGCGATGCGGAAGCGGCGCAACTGGCATCGGCATCGGCGCGCGAAAAGGCCAGCAAGGAACGCGCGGCGGTGGCGATGGTCGGGCGCGAGATGGCGATCCTCGCGGGGGTTTCCCCCGATGCAGTGCTGGTCGACCGAGACAAGAGGCTGGCGCAGGTGCGTGCAACGCCTCTGCCGGGAGCAAGCCTTGCCACCTACCGCGCGCTGGAACAGCGCATGGCGCAGGCCGAGCCGCAATGGCAGATGCAGCTGATCCCGCCGCCGCTGGCGTTGCCGTCGATCCGGTTCGAAGGTGACGAGCCCAGTTCCGCCGGCGCAACCGACCTTGCGCTGGCGATCTGGGCGGCGCGGCGCACCGGACTGTCGGTGAACGTCGGCGGCGAGGGCGCAGCTGCCGATTATGTTTTGACGAAGTTGCGCGAAGCAGGCATTAAAGTACAGAGCAACGGATCGCGCAATTCTGACGGATCCATTCCGGTGGATTGGGCGCTTTGA